The DNA window CCGAATTTCTGAGCAAAGGGCGTCAGGCACTGGTCGAAGGTCGACTCCAGCAACGGTCATGGGAAACCCCGGATGGCCAGAAGCGGAGTAAATACGAAGTGGTTGCAGAGCGGGTGCAATTTATTGGTGGGCGAAAGGACGCAGGGGTCTCCGAGGAGGAACCACCTCGATCCGGCGAGGAGGAGGAGGTACCATTTTGAAAC is part of the Candidatus Methylomirabilis sp. genome and encodes:
- a CDS encoding single-stranded DNA-binding protein, whose protein sequence is MVSFNRVILLGNLTRDPELRHTPAGMAVCNFDLAVNRSFTTKGGERREEVCFITVVVWDKQAQSCAEFLSKGRQALVEGRLQQRSWETPDGQKRSKYEVVAERVQFIGGRKDAGVSEEEPPRSGEEEEVPF